The Zobellia alginiliquefaciens genome contains a region encoding:
- a CDS encoding carboxypeptidase-like regulatory domain-containing protein yields MKPLLVIILLFISTFSFAQEEEVLEEKEIKAIVVNAQTDAVMGDVHVINLNKVKGTITKEDGEFSILASVDDILYFSFLGFKSQKIRVTNDMFKFKDTKIALTELAYALEEVIVKPYQLTGYLEIDVKNAPINNAYQYSISGLSVGYEGGSKNPSAVTKVLGAILNPADLLRNLFGKQPNQMKKLRKIKEDDQIRDLLASKFDREVLTELLQIEKLDIQDILNNCNYSKSFIKTANDLQILDAISSCYEDFKVLNRKK; encoded by the coding sequence ATGAAACCACTCTTAGTAATTATTCTACTATTTATTTCAACCTTTTCTTTTGCTCAAGAGGAAGAAGTTTTAGAGGAAAAAGAAATAAAGGCCATAGTTGTAAATGCCCAAACCGATGCGGTTATGGGTGATGTTCACGTTATAAACTTAAATAAGGTAAAAGGAACCATTACAAAAGAAGATGGGGAATTTTCAATTTTAGCATCCGTAGACGACATTCTTTACTTTTCTTTTTTAGGTTTCAAGTCACAAAAAATTAGGGTCACCAACGACATGTTCAAATTCAAGGATACAAAGATTGCCTTAACCGAACTTGCCTACGCATTAGAAGAAGTAATTGTAAAACCTTACCAACTTACCGGTTATCTTGAGATAGACGTTAAAAACGCTCCAATAAACAATGCATACCAGTACAGTATATCTGGGCTTTCAGTAGGATATGAAGGGGGGAGCAAAAACCCAAGTGCTGTTACAAAAGTTTTGGGCGCCATATTAAATCCTGCGGATTTGTTGCGAAACCTATTTGGCAAACAGCCCAACCAGATGAAAAAACTGCGTAAAATAAAGGAAGACGACCAAATACGGGACCTTTTAGCATCAAAATTTGACCGCGAAGTCTTAACGGAACTACTTCAGATAGAAAAGCTGGACATTCAAGACATTTTAAACAATTGTAATTACTCTAAATCTTTTATAAAAACTGCCAATGACCTTCAAATTTTAGATGCGATAAGTAGTTGCTACGAAGACTTCAAAGTATTAAATCGTAAAAAATAA
- a CDS encoding non-canonical purine NTP diphosphatase — protein MKLVFATHNKNKFNEVKKLVPSHIELVSLTDIGCFDEIPETGTTLEENAHIKADYVTQNYNLSCFADDTGLIVEALNGEPGVYSARYAGDSKNSDDNMNKLLHNLKSKNSRTAHFKTVIALNINEETHTFDGIVQGQITKEKTGNQGFGYDPIFKPHGYEKTFAELPLETKNNIGHRGRAIKKLIDFLQ, from the coding sequence ATGAAACTTGTTTTCGCAACACACAACAAAAACAAATTTAACGAGGTGAAGAAATTAGTTCCCTCACATATAGAATTGGTTTCACTAACAGATATTGGCTGCTTTGATGAAATACCCGAAACCGGCACAACCTTAGAAGAGAACGCTCATATAAAAGCCGATTATGTAACCCAAAACTACAACCTGTCCTGTTTTGCAGATGACACAGGTCTTATAGTTGAAGCGCTTAACGGTGAACCCGGCGTATATTCAGCTAGATACGCAGGGGATTCAAAAAATTCGGATGATAATATGAATAAACTTCTGCATAACCTAAAAAGCAAAAATAGTCGTACTGCCCACTTCAAAACCGTAATCGCTTTGAACATAAATGAAGAAACACATACTTTTGACGGAATAGTTCAAGGTCAAATAACAAAAGAAAAAACAGGCAACCAAGGTTTTGGCTACGACCCTATTTTTAAGCCTCATGGTTACGAAAAAACCTTTGCCGAGCTTCCATTAGAGACTAAAAATAACATAGGTCACAGAGGCCGAGCTATAAAAAAACTGATAGATTTTCTACAATAA
- a CDS encoding DEAD/DEAH box helicase codes for MTKFEALGLDKSILDAVNDMGFESPSEVQEKAIPILLESETDLVALAQTGTGKTAAFGFPLIQKIDSNSRTTQGLVLSPTRELCLQITKEMQAYSKYVKGLNTVAIYGGASITDQARQIKRGAQIVVATPGRMKDMISRGLVDITKIDYCVLDEADEMLNMGFFEDIKDILSNTPKEKSTWLFSATMPREVATIAKKFMHSPTEITVGAKNAGTSNVQHEYYVVGGRDRYPALKRLADANPDIFSVVFCRTKRDTQRVAEKLIEDGYNAGALHGDLSQNQRDLVMNSFRKKQIQMLVATDVAARGIDVDDVTHVINYQLPDEIETYTHRSGRTGRAGKSGISMVIVTRSEMRKIHAIEKKIQQDFLSKKIPTGIEICEIQLYHLANKIKETEINTDVESYLPAINDVLEGLDREELIKKIVSVEFTRFSNYYNKTKDMNTSDDRGRDRGERNSHAPSNGSVRYFINVGEKDGYDWMSLKDFLRDTLSLGKEDVYKVDTKDSFSFFNTEAEHTDKILSFFTDFKLEGRFINVEVSKNPGGSSGGSRGRSGGGRGKRVRDNDRGGRSRSRDNNRNSSKGKSSHSGKRRSSKSRSDFF; via the coding sequence ATGACAAAATTTGAAGCCTTAGGGCTAGACAAGTCCATATTGGACGCTGTCAACGACATGGGATTTGAAAGCCCATCTGAAGTACAAGAAAAAGCAATCCCTATTTTATTGGAAAGTGAAACGGATCTTGTTGCGCTAGCGCAAACAGGAACCGGAAAAACGGCTGCTTTTGGTTTTCCGTTAATTCAGAAAATAGATAGTAATAGCAGAACTACACAAGGATTGGTACTCTCCCCTACCCGTGAACTATGTTTACAGATTACAAAGGAGATGCAAGCCTATTCAAAATATGTAAAAGGCCTAAATACCGTTGCCATTTATGGTGGAGCAAGTATAACGGACCAAGCTAGACAAATCAAACGTGGGGCACAGATAGTTGTGGCAACTCCCGGGCGAATGAAAGATATGATCAGCCGTGGTCTAGTAGATATTACTAAAATAGATTACTGTGTTCTTGATGAAGCGGATGAAATGCTCAACATGGGCTTTTTTGAAGATATAAAGGACATTCTTTCGAACACACCAAAAGAAAAATCTACTTGGTTGTTTTCAGCTACTATGCCAAGAGAGGTAGCCACTATAGCCAAAAAGTTCATGCACAGCCCTACTGAAATTACGGTAGGTGCTAAAAATGCGGGAACCTCTAACGTACAACACGAGTATTACGTAGTTGGCGGAAGAGATAGATACCCTGCTCTTAAAAGATTAGCAGACGCTAATCCGGATATTTTCTCTGTAGTTTTCTGTAGAACTAAAAGAGATACCCAGCGTGTTGCCGAAAAGCTAATCGAAGATGGGTACAATGCAGGTGCATTACATGGCGACTTGAGCCAAAACCAACGTGATTTGGTAATGAACTCATTTCGTAAGAAACAAATTCAGATGTTGGTTGCTACAGATGTAGCGGCTCGTGGTATTGACGTAGATGATGTTACGCACGTTATCAACTATCAATTGCCAGATGAAATTGAAACATACACCCACAGAAGTGGTCGTACCGGTAGAGCTGGAAAATCTGGAATTTCAATGGTTATCGTAACCAGAAGTGAAATGCGCAAGATACACGCTATTGAGAAAAAGATTCAACAAGATTTCTTATCAAAGAAAATTCCAACCGGAATAGAAATTTGTGAGATCCAGTTATATCATTTGGCGAACAAAATTAAAGAGACCGAAATTAATACGGACGTAGAAAGCTATCTTCCTGCTATTAATGATGTTTTAGAAGGTTTAGATCGTGAGGAACTTATTAAAAAAATAGTATCCGTAGAATTCACGCGTTTCTCTAATTACTATAACAAAACCAAAGACATGAATACGTCTGACGATCGTGGTCGTGATAGAGGCGAAAGAAATTCACATGCACCTTCAAACGGGTCCGTGCGTTACTTTATTAATGTTGGGGAAAAGGATGGTTACGATTGGATGTCACTAAAAGACTTCTTGCGTGATACGTTAAGTTTAGGAAAAGAGGACGTTTACAAGGTTGATACTAAAGATTCTTTTTCATTCTTTAATACCGAAGCAGAACACACGGATAAAATTCTTTCGTTTTTCACCGACTTTAAACTAGAAGGAAGATTCATAAACGTTGAAGTTTCTAAAAACCCTGGCGGAAGCAGTGGTGGTAGCCGTGGAAGAAGCGGTGGCGGTCGCGGAAAACGAGTTCGTGACAATGATAGAGGCGGTCGTTCAAGAAGTAGAGACAACAATAGAAACTCCTCAAAAGGGAAATCTAGTCATTCCGGAAAGAGAAGAAGCTCAAAAAGTAGAAGCGATTTCTTTTAG